From a single Leclercia sp. AS011 genomic region:
- the ycaR gene encoding protein YcaR, which translates to MDHRLLEIIACPVCNGKLYYSQDKQELICKLDSLAFPLRDGIPVLLETEARSLAAEESKP; encoded by the coding sequence ATGGATCACCGTTTACTGGAAATTATTGCCTGCCCGGTGTGCAACGGCAAACTCTACTACAGCCAGGATAAGCAGGAGTTAATCTGCAAACTGGACAGCCTTGCCTTCCCCCTGCGCGACGGCATTCCCGTCCTGCTGGAAACCGAAGCCCGTTCGCTGGCGGCCGAAGAGAGCAAACCATGA
- the cmoM gene encoding tRNA uridine 5-oxyacetic acid(34) methyltransferase CmoM has translation MRDRNFDDIAEKFARNIYGTTKGQLRQTILWQDLDILLARFGSKKLRVLDAGGGEGQTAIKMAERGHHVILCDLSAEMIARAESAAVEKGVSDNMQFIHCAAQDIAQHLESPVDLILSHAVLEWVADPQALLQTLWSILCPGGALSLMFYNANGLLMRNVLVGNFGYVQQGMYKKKRRTLSPDFPRDPQQVYGWLEAMGWQIAGKTGIRVFHDYLRDKQKQHECFDALTELETRYCRQEPWISLGRYIHVTAYKPQSKDNL, from the coding sequence ATGCGGGATCGCAATTTTGATGACATCGCGGAAAAGTTTGCCCGCAATATTTATGGCACAACCAAGGGCCAGCTGCGTCAAACGATCCTCTGGCAGGATCTGGACATCCTGCTTGCCCGCTTTGGATCGAAAAAATTGCGCGTTCTCGACGCCGGTGGCGGTGAAGGTCAAACGGCGATAAAAATGGCCGAGCGCGGACACCATGTCATCCTGTGCGACCTGTCGGCAGAGATGATCGCCCGTGCCGAAAGCGCCGCGGTGGAGAAAGGTGTGAGCGATAACATGCAATTTATACATTGCGCCGCTCAGGACATCGCTCAACATTTGGAAAGCCCGGTTGATCTGATATTGTCTCATGCGGTGCTGGAGTGGGTGGCCGATCCCCAGGCGCTGTTGCAGACGCTGTGGTCGATACTCTGCCCCGGCGGCGCGCTGTCGCTGATGTTCTACAACGCCAACGGCCTGCTGATGCGTAACGTGCTGGTGGGCAATTTTGGCTATGTGCAGCAGGGCATGTACAAAAAGAAACGGCGCACGCTTTCGCCGGACTTTCCGCGCGATCCGCAGCAGGTTTACGGCTGGCTGGAAGCGATGGGCTGGCAGATCGCCGGGAAAACCGGCATCAGGGTGTTTCACGATTATCTGCGTGATAAACAAAAGCAGCATGAGTGCTTTGACGCCCTCACAGAATTAGAGACGCGGTACTGTCGCCAGGAGCCCTGGATTAGCCTTGGCCGCTACATACATGTCACCGCGTACAAGCCGCAGAGCAAGGATAACTTATGA
- the elyC gene encoding envelope biogenesis factor ElyC yields the protein MLFTLKKYIGGMMLPLPLLLLCIALGLGLLWFSRFQKTGKIIATAGWLVLLLLSLQPVADGLLRPVENKYPTWQGNQKVSYIVVLGGGYTWDPDWAPSSNLINNSLPRLNEGMRLWLANPGSKMIFTGAAAQSNPVSTAEAGARVAQSLGVPREDIITLDSPKDTEEEAAAVKQAIGDAPFLLVTSASHLPRAMIFFEQQGLHPLPAPANQLAISAPLNPWERIIPSPVWLMHSDRVGYETLGRVWQWLKGPSGEPGQE from the coding sequence ATGCTTTTTACCCTAAAAAAATATATTGGCGGCATGATGCTTCCCCTCCCTCTTCTTCTGCTGTGTATCGCGCTGGGCCTGGGGTTGCTGTGGTTCAGCCGCTTTCAGAAAACCGGTAAAATTATTGCCACGGCCGGCTGGCTGGTGCTGCTGCTGTTAAGCCTGCAGCCGGTGGCGGACGGGCTGCTACGTCCGGTGGAAAATAAGTACCCGACCTGGCAGGGAAATCAGAAGGTTTCGTACATTGTGGTGCTCGGCGGAGGCTATACCTGGGATCCGGACTGGGCGCCCAGCTCTAATCTCATCAATAACAGCCTGCCGCGACTCAACGAAGGGATGCGCCTGTGGCTGGCGAATCCCGGTTCGAAGATGATCTTTACCGGGGCGGCGGCGCAAAGTAATCCGGTGAGCACCGCTGAAGCGGGTGCACGCGTGGCGCAGTCACTGGGCGTGCCGCGCGAGGACATTATCACCCTCGACAGCCCGAAAGATACCGAAGAGGAAGCCGCCGCGGTGAAGCAGGCGATCGGCGATGCCCCGTTCCTGCTGGTGACCTCGGCCTCGCATTTGCCGCGGGCGATGATCTTCTTTGAACAGCAGGGATTACATCCGCTGCCCGCCCCGGCCAACCAGCTGGCGATTAGCGCCCCGCTCAACCCCTGGGAACGGATTATTCCGTCCCCGGTCTGGTTGATGCACAGCGATCGTGTGGGGTATGAGACGCTCGGGCGCGTCTGGCAGTGGCTGAAAGGCCCGTCAGGCGAGCCAGGGCAGGAGTGA
- the lpxK gene encoding tetraacyldisaccharide 4'-kinase, producing the protein MIARIWSGESPLWLLLLPLSWLYGLVSGLIRLSYKVGLKRAWRAPVPVVVVGNLTAGGNGKTPVVIWLVEQLTRRGIRVGVVSRGYGGKAERYPLLLTSQTTTAQAGDEPVLIFQRTGAPVAVSPVRSEAVQALLTQTNVQIVITDDGLQHYALARDKEIVVIDGVRRFGNGWWLPAGPMRERASRLRSVDAVIVNGGTAQAGEIPMQLRPGLAVNLLTGERRDVAELNHLVAMAGIGHPPRFFATLEACGARLLNTVPLADHQALSLEQVAGFTAPGQTLIMTEKDAVKCRAFARDNWWYLPVDAELQGEQPERLIQELLALAGQVNEASSAH; encoded by the coding sequence ATGATTGCCCGCATCTGGTCAGGTGAGTCTCCGCTCTGGCTGCTACTGTTGCCGCTCTCCTGGCTGTATGGCCTGGTCAGCGGCCTGATCCGCCTCAGCTATAAAGTGGGGCTCAAACGGGCCTGGCGTGCTCCCGTGCCGGTAGTGGTGGTGGGCAACCTCACCGCTGGCGGCAACGGCAAAACGCCGGTGGTGATCTGGCTGGTGGAACAGTTGACCCGACGCGGTATTCGCGTGGGGGTTGTCTCCCGGGGATACGGCGGTAAGGCGGAGCGCTATCCGTTGCTGTTGACCTCGCAAACGACCACCGCGCAAGCGGGGGACGAGCCGGTGCTGATCTTTCAGCGCACCGGTGCGCCGGTGGCGGTCTCACCGGTACGTAGCGAGGCGGTACAGGCCCTGCTGACCCAGACGAACGTGCAGATTGTGATCACCGACGATGGGCTGCAGCACTACGCCCTGGCCCGGGATAAAGAGATAGTAGTCATTGACGGCGTGCGCCGCTTTGGTAACGGCTGGTGGTTACCTGCCGGGCCGATGCGCGAGCGCGCGTCTCGTCTGCGCTCTGTGGATGCGGTTATCGTCAATGGCGGTACGGCGCAGGCGGGGGAGATCCCGATGCAGCTTCGTCCTGGGCTTGCCGTAAATCTGCTGACCGGCGAACGACGCGACGTGGCTGAACTTAATCATCTGGTGGCGATGGCCGGGATCGGCCATCCCCCACGCTTTTTTGCCACTCTCGAAGCCTGCGGTGCCCGGCTCCTCAATACGGTGCCGCTGGCCGACCATCAGGCATTGAGCCTGGAGCAGGTTGCGGGTTTTACTGCACCCGGCCAGACGCTGATCATGACCGAAAAAGATGCGGTGAAATGCCGCGCCTTTGCCCGGGATAACTGGTGGTATTTACCGGTTGATGCTGAACTGCAGGGCGAACAGCCTGAACGATTGATACAGGAACTTCTCGCCCTCGCAGGCCAGGTTAACGAGGCTTCGTCCGCGCACTAA
- the ihfB gene encoding integration host factor subunit beta has translation MTKSELIERLASQQSHIPAKAVEDAVKEMLEHMATTLAQGERIEIRGFGSFSLHYRAPRTGRNPKTGDKVELEGKYVPHFKPGKELRDRANIYGD, from the coding sequence ATGACCAAGTCAGAATTGATCGAAAGACTTGCCAGCCAGCAATCGCACATACCTGCTAAAGCAGTGGAAGATGCCGTAAAAGAGATGCTGGAGCATATGGCGACCACTCTTGCACAGGGCGAGCGCATTGAAATCCGCGGTTTCGGTAGTTTTTCTCTGCACTATCGTGCTCCACGCACCGGGCGTAACCCGAAGACTGGCGACAAAGTAGAGCTGGAAGGTAAATACGTTCCGCACTTTAAGCCGGGTAAAGAACTGCGCGATCGCGCCAATATTTACGGCGACTGA
- the kdsB gene encoding 3-deoxy-manno-octulosonate cytidylyltransferase, with the protein MSFVVIIPARFASTRLPGKPLVDINGKPMIVHVLERARESGAERIIVATDHEEVARAVEAAGGEVCMTRADHQSGTERLAEVVEKCGFSDDTVIVNVQGDEPMIPAVIIRQVAENLAQRQVGMATLAVPVHSAEEAFNPNAVKVVLDGEGYALYFSRATIPWDRDRFAQSREEIGDSILRHLGIYGYRAGFIRRYVTWQPSPLENIEMLEQLRVLWYGEKIHVAVAQEVPGTGVDTPEDLARVRAEMR; encoded by the coding sequence ATGAGTTTTGTTGTCATCATTCCGGCACGCTTTGCCTCCACGCGTCTGCCGGGTAAACCGCTGGTCGACATCAACGGTAAGCCGATGATCGTCCACGTGCTGGAGCGCGCGCGCGAGTCCGGCGCTGAGCGCATTATTGTCGCCACCGATCATGAAGAGGTAGCGCGTGCGGTTGAAGCGGCGGGCGGCGAAGTGTGCATGACCCGCGCCGATCACCAGTCCGGCACCGAGCGTCTGGCGGAAGTGGTGGAGAAATGCGGTTTCAGCGACGACACGGTGATTGTCAACGTGCAGGGCGATGAGCCGATGATCCCGGCGGTTATTATTCGCCAGGTTGCCGAAAACCTCGCCCAGCGTCAGGTGGGGATGGCGACGCTGGCGGTGCCGGTGCACAGCGCCGAAGAGGCGTTCAACCCGAACGCCGTGAAAGTGGTGCTGGACGGCGAAGGCTACGCGCTCTATTTCTCCCGCGCGACCATTCCCTGGGATCGCGACCGCTTTGCTCAATCCCGCGAAGAAATTGGTGACAGTATCCTGCGTCATCTGGGGATTTATGGCTATCGCGCCGGCTTTATTCGCCGTTACGTGACCTGGCAGCCGAGCCCGCTGGAAAACATCGAGATGCTCGAGCAGCTGCGCGTGCTGTGGTACGGCGAGAAGATCCATGTTGCCGTCGCGCAGGAAGTGCCTGGTACAGGCGTTGATACGCCAGAAGATCTCGCCCGCGTTCGCGCCGAGATGCGTTAA
- a CDS encoding YcbJ family phosphotransferase — MEQLRAELSHLLGEKLSRVECVHEKADTTLWSLYDSQGNPMPLLARSFSSPDVARQLAWKISMLARSGTVRMPTVYGVMTHEEHPGPDVLLLERLRGVPVEAPARTPERWEQLKDQIVEALLAWHRMDSGGLVGAVDSTQENLWPLWYRQRVEVLWGTLNQYRNTGLTMQDKRILFRTRECLPALFDGFNDNSVLIHGNFTLRSMLKDPRSDQLLAMVGPGVMLWAPREYELFRLSESGLAEDLLWHYLQRAPVSESFLWRRWLYLLWDEVAQLVNTGRFNRANFDLASKSLLPWLA, encoded by the coding sequence ATGGAACAGCTACGTGCCGAACTCAGCCATCTGCTGGGTGAAAAACTGAGCCGTGTGGAATGCGTGCATGAAAAAGCGGATACCACGTTGTGGTCGTTATATGACAGCCAGGGAAACCCCATGCCGTTACTGGCGCGAAGCTTCTCTTCACCGGATGTCGCGCGACAGCTGGCATGGAAAATCTCCATGCTGGCCCGCAGCGGTACGGTCAGAATGCCGACCGTGTATGGCGTGATGACTCATGAAGAGCATCCTGGGCCTGACGTGCTGCTGCTTGAGCGCCTGCGCGGCGTCCCGGTTGAAGCCCCGGCCCGCACGCCGGAACGCTGGGAACAGCTTAAGGATCAGATTGTCGAAGCGCTGCTGGCCTGGCACCGGATGGACAGCGGCGGGCTGGTCGGGGCGGTGGACAGCACCCAGGAGAACCTGTGGCCGCTCTGGTATCGCCAGCGGGTCGAGGTGTTGTGGGGGACGCTGAATCAGTACCGCAACACTGGCCTGACCATGCAGGACAAACGGATCCTGTTTCGGACCCGCGAATGCCTGCCCGCCCTGTTTGACGGCTTCAACGACAACAGCGTGCTGATCCACGGTAACTTCACCCTGCGCAGTATGCTTAAGGATCCGCGCAGCGATCAGCTGCTGGCGATGGTCGGGCCCGGCGTGATGCTGTGGGCCCCCCGGGAGTATGAGCTGTTTCGGCTCAGCGAGAGCGGGCTGGCAGAGGATCTCCTCTGGCACTATTTGCAGCGCGCGCCGGTCTCCGAGTCATTCCTCTGGCGGCGCTGGCTGTACCTGCTGTGGGACGAAGTGGCGCAGCTGGTGAATACCGGACGCTTTAACCGCGCCAACTTCGATCTGGCGTCGAAATCACTCCTGCCCTGGCTCGCCTGA
- the msbA gene encoding lipid A ABC transporter ATP-binding protein/permease MsbA: MHNDKDLSTWQTFRRLWPVIAPFRTGLIVAGVALILNAASDTFMLSLLKPLLDDGFGKTDRSVLLWMPLVVIGLMILRGITSYISSYCLSWVSGKVVMTMRRRLFSHMMGMPVAFFDKQSTGTLLSRITYDSEQVASSSSSALITVVREGASIIGLFVLMFWYSWQLSLILIVLAPIVSIAIRVVSKRFRSISKNMQNTMGQVTTSAEQMLKGHKEVLIFGGQEVETKRFDKVSNKMRLQGMKMVSASSISDPIIQLIASLALAFVLYAASFPSVMETLTAGTITVVFSSMIALMRPLKSLTNVNAQFQRGMAACQTLFAILDSEQEKDEGKRVIERSTGDVEFRNVTFTYPGRDTPALRNINLKIPAGKTVALVGRSGSGKSTIASLITRFYDIDEGEILIDGHDLREYTLRSLRNQVALVSQNVHLFNDTVANNIAYARNEEYSREQIEAAARMAYAMDFINKMDNGLDTIIGENGVLLSGGQRQRIAIARALLRDSPILILDEATSALDTESERAIQSALDELQKNRTSLVIAHRLSTIEKADEIVVVEDGYIVERGSHADLLAHQGVYAQLHKMQFGA, translated from the coding sequence ATGCATAACGACAAAGATCTCTCCACGTGGCAGACCTTCCGCCGACTCTGGCCGGTGATTGCACCCTTCAGAACGGGCCTTATCGTGGCGGGCGTAGCGTTAATCCTCAACGCAGCCAGCGATACCTTCATGTTATCGCTCCTCAAACCGTTACTGGACGACGGTTTTGGTAAAACGGATCGCTCAGTGTTGCTCTGGATGCCACTGGTGGTTATCGGCCTGATGATTTTACGCGGCATCACCAGCTATATCTCCAGCTACTGCCTCTCCTGGGTATCGGGCAAAGTGGTCATGACCATGCGCCGTCGCCTGTTCAGCCACATGATGGGCATGCCGGTAGCGTTCTTCGACAAGCAGTCGACCGGTACTCTGCTGTCGCGTATTACTTACGACTCCGAGCAGGTTGCCTCCTCCTCCTCCAGCGCGCTGATCACCGTGGTGCGTGAAGGGGCCTCGATCATTGGCCTGTTCGTCCTGATGTTCTGGTACAGCTGGCAGCTCTCCTTGATCCTGATCGTGCTGGCACCGATTGTGTCGATCGCGATCCGCGTCGTCTCCAAACGTTTCCGCAGCATCAGTAAAAATATGCAGAACACGATGGGGCAGGTGACCACCAGCGCAGAGCAGATGCTGAAAGGGCACAAAGAGGTGCTGATTTTTGGCGGCCAGGAAGTGGAAACCAAGCGCTTCGATAAGGTCAGCAATAAGATGCGTCTGCAGGGGATGAAGATGGTTTCTGCCTCTTCTATCTCCGATCCGATCATTCAGCTTATTGCCTCCCTGGCGCTGGCGTTTGTGCTCTATGCCGCGAGCTTCCCGAGCGTGATGGAAACCTTAACCGCCGGTACCATTACCGTGGTCTTCTCGTCGATGATTGCCCTGATGCGTCCGCTGAAATCGTTAACCAACGTTAACGCCCAGTTCCAGCGCGGGATGGCAGCCTGTCAGACGCTGTTTGCCATTCTCGATTCCGAACAGGAAAAAGACGAAGGTAAACGCGTAATCGAGCGCTCAACCGGCGATGTGGAGTTCCGCAACGTGACCTTTACCTATCCGGGTCGCGATACGCCTGCTCTGCGCAACATTAATCTGAAGATCCCGGCAGGCAAAACCGTGGCGCTGGTGGGCCGTTCTGGCTCGGGTAAATCGACCATCGCCAGCCTGATCACCCGCTTCTACGATATTGATGAGGGTGAGATCCTGATTGATGGTCACGATTTGCGCGAATACACCCTGCGGTCGCTGCGTAATCAGGTCGCGCTGGTCTCCCAGAATGTGCATCTTTTCAACGACACCGTAGCCAATAATATCGCCTACGCCCGTAACGAAGAGTACAGCCGTGAGCAGATTGAAGCCGCGGCGCGGATGGCCTACGCCATGGACTTCATCAATAAGATGGATAACGGCCTGGATACCATTATCGGAGAAAACGGCGTGCTGCTCTCCGGTGGTCAGCGTCAGCGTATCGCCATTGCGCGTGCGCTGCTGCGTGACAGCCCTATCCTGATCCTCGATGAAGCCACCTCGGCGCTGGATACGGAATCCGAACGTGCCATCCAGTCTGCGCTGGATGAGTTGCAGAAGAACCGTACCTCGCTGGTGATCGCGCACCGCCTGTCGACCATCGAAAAAGCCGACGAAATCGTGGTGGTGGAAGATGGCTACATCGTCGAGCGCGGCAGCCATGCCGATCTGCTGGCACATCAGGGTGTGTATGCGCAACTTCATAAGATGCAGTTTGGCGCATGA
- a CDS encoding winged helix-turn-helix domain-containing protein, whose protein sequence is MALPQLTLSAARHLHLAAQGLLKKPRRRAQPADILTTIQRMSLLQIDTINIVARSPYLVLFSRLGRYQPEWLDNALRQGELMEYWAHEACFLPRSDFALVRHRMLSPDKMGWKYRQAWMQEHAEEIEQLIAHIHEKGPVRSADFEHPRKGASGWWEWKPHKRHLEGLFTAGKVMVVERRNFQRVYDLTHRVMPEWDDRRDMLTQAAAEAVMLENSARSLGIFRGQWLADYYRLRQPVLAPLLERWQAQQQVVRVEVETLGEMWLHADLLPLLPLAEEGKLTATHSAVLSPFDPVVWDRKRAEQLFNFSYRLECYTPAPKRQYGYFVLPLLHKGQLVGRMDAKMHRKTGELQIIALFLEEGVRVSAALEKGLTAAISDFAGWQGATRIALGHLPDGLFAACRSGWEIDAV, encoded by the coding sequence ATGGCTTTACCGCAACTCACGCTTTCAGCCGCACGTCATCTTCATCTCGCCGCCCAGGGGCTTTTAAAAAAGCCCCGTCGCCGCGCGCAGCCCGCCGATATTCTTACCACCATCCAGCGCATGTCGCTGCTGCAGATCGACACCATCAATATCGTGGCCCGCAGCCCGTATCTGGTGCTGTTCAGCCGTCTTGGCCGCTATCAGCCCGAATGGCTGGATAACGCCCTGCGTCAGGGCGAGCTGATGGAGTACTGGGCGCATGAGGCCTGCTTCCTGCCGCGCAGCGATTTCGCCCTGGTGCGTCACCGGATGCTCTCCCCCGATAAAATGGGCTGGAAATATCGCCAGGCCTGGATGCAGGAACACGCGGAGGAAATCGAACAGCTGATCGCCCATATTCACGAGAAGGGGCCGGTACGTTCCGCCGATTTCGAACATCCCCGCAAAGGGGCCAGCGGATGGTGGGAGTGGAAGCCGCACAAACGTCATCTTGAGGGGCTGTTTACCGCCGGGAAAGTAATGGTGGTCGAAAGGCGTAACTTCCAGCGCGTGTACGATCTCACCCACCGGGTGATGCCGGAGTGGGATGACAGACGGGATATGCTGACCCAGGCGGCGGCCGAGGCCGTGATGCTGGAAAACAGCGCCCGCAGCTTAGGCATTTTCCGCGGCCAGTGGTTAGCCGATTACTATCGCCTGCGCCAGCCGGTATTGGCCCCGCTTCTTGAACGCTGGCAGGCGCAACAGCAGGTGGTGCGCGTCGAGGTGGAGACCCTGGGAGAGATGTGGCTGCATGCCGATCTGCTGCCGCTGCTTCCCCTGGCCGAAGAGGGGAAACTCACCGCCACCCACAGCGCCGTTCTCTCGCCGTTTGATCCGGTGGTCTGGGATCGCAAACGCGCAGAGCAGCTGTTTAACTTCAGCTACCGGCTGGAGTGCTATACCCCGGCGCCAAAACGTCAGTACGGCTATTTCGTCCTGCCGCTGCTGCACAAAGGGCAGCTGGTGGGGCGGATGGATGCCAAAATGCACCGCAAAACCGGTGAGCTGCAGATTATCGCCCTCTTTCTGGAAGAGGGTGTCCGGGTTAGCGCCGCGCTGGAAAAGGGGCTCACTGCCGCAATCAGCGATTTTGCGGGCTGGCAGGGGGCGACACGGATCGCGCTGGGTCATCTTCCTGACGGACTTTTTGCCGCCTGTCGAAGTGGCTGGGAAATAGACGCGGTCTGA
- a CDS encoding ComEC family protein, whose protein sequence is MCLSTLATCLILAILPLLWLPALPALPVLQATIVAGILLALIRHQIARYLAFWLLFFVWGGLAALSAVWPMQHLTTGPQKAVVEILAAGSDTIYHARIVRLNGRAKLPAVGVTLYGNALPQPGCAGQRWKMTLTLRPVHGQLNEGGFDAQRYALAQHQPLTGRFTAAEVVDARCSLRARYLATLTTRLSSYTWGPVLLGLGMGERLAVTPEIKNLMRETGTSHLMAISGLHIALAASVIWLLVRGIQFFIPARWVGWRAPLVAGFCFAAFYAWLTGMQPPALRTVVSLGAYLALQLSGRLWSPWQIWRVCIAAILLVDPLAVLSHSLLLSAFAVAVLIFWYQWVPKPRLSGPWAVRAGVNLLHLQLGMLLLLLPVQVLVFHGFSLSSLVANLVAVPLVTFISVPLILLGMWLHLGIWPLAEHLVWTLADGSLSLLFSFLTTLPDGWIPVDKRWRWLTLLPWGAIIAWRMRGTGTYPVVCASALVLAASPLWRGSTTEGWQVHMLDVGQGLAVVIERQGKAILYDTGPAWPGGDSAQQLIIPWLRWHHLRPEGVIVSHEHLDHIGGLASLRQAWPAMWIRSPLRQDGHKPCFRGERWQWQGLTFSAHWPLATTPQRGNNGSCVVKIEDGTHSLLLTGDIEAQGEKAMLSHHWQYLASTLIQVPHHGSNTSSSLPLVQRVGGRIALVSASRYNAWRLPSGKVARRYRKEGYLWLTTPRSGQITVSFSQHGWQIQRLRDQILPRWYHQWFGAPGDNG, encoded by the coding sequence ATGTGTTTGTCAACGCTCGCGACATGTCTGATCCTGGCCATCTTACCGCTGCTCTGGTTGCCCGCGCTGCCAGCGCTGCCGGTACTTCAGGCCACGATCGTTGCCGGAATACTGCTGGCCTTAATCCGCCATCAGATAGCGCGCTATTTGGCCTTCTGGCTGCTCTTTTTTGTCTGGGGCGGGCTTGCCGCGCTGAGCGCCGTCTGGCCGATGCAGCATCTGACCACCGGGCCGCAGAAGGCTGTGGTAGAGATCCTGGCGGCCGGAAGCGACACGATCTACCACGCGCGTATTGTCCGGCTTAACGGCAGGGCGAAGCTGCCCGCGGTGGGCGTGACGCTGTATGGCAACGCGCTGCCGCAACCGGGCTGCGCCGGGCAACGCTGGAAGATGACGCTAACACTCCGGCCCGTTCACGGGCAGCTTAATGAAGGCGGATTCGATGCCCAGCGTTACGCCCTGGCGCAGCATCAGCCGCTGACCGGGCGTTTTACCGCCGCAGAAGTGGTGGATGCCCGCTGCAGCCTGCGCGCCAGGTATCTGGCAACCCTGACGACCCGGCTCTCGTCTTATACCTGGGGCCCGGTTTTGCTGGGGCTGGGCATGGGGGAGCGGCTGGCGGTGACGCCAGAAATCAAAAATCTGATGCGGGAAACGGGCACATCGCATCTGATGGCGATCTCGGGATTGCACATTGCGCTGGCGGCATCCGTTATCTGGCTGCTGGTACGTGGCATACAATTTTTCATTCCCGCCCGCTGGGTGGGCTGGCGCGCCCCGCTGGTGGCAGGATTTTGCTTTGCTGCTTTTTATGCCTGGCTCACCGGGATGCAGCCTCCCGCGCTGCGCACCGTCGTTTCGCTGGGGGCCTACCTGGCGCTACAGCTGAGCGGGCGTCTCTGGTCACCCTGGCAGATATGGCGAGTCTGCATCGCCGCCATTCTGCTGGTCGATCCGCTGGCAGTCTTATCGCACAGCCTTCTGCTGTCGGCCTTTGCGGTGGCGGTGCTAATTTTCTGGTATCAGTGGGTGCCTAAACCCCGCCTGTCCGGGCCGTGGGCAGTCAGGGCGGGGGTGAATCTGCTGCACCTGCAGCTTGGCATGCTGCTGCTGTTACTCCCGGTGCAGGTGCTGGTCTTCCACGGATTTAGCCTCTCATCGCTGGTGGCAAATCTGGTGGCGGTACCCCTGGTGACCTTTATCTCGGTGCCGCTCATTCTGCTGGGGATGTGGCTGCACCTCGGGATATGGCCCCTCGCGGAACACCTTGTCTGGACACTGGCGGATGGCTCGCTGTCCCTGCTGTTTAGCTTCCTGACCACGCTGCCTGACGGCTGGATCCCGGTCGATAAACGCTGGCGGTGGCTGACTCTGCTGCCCTGGGGCGCCATTATCGCCTGGCGGATGCGCGGCACAGGAACTTACCCGGTGGTCTGTGCGTCGGCGCTGGTGCTGGCTGCCAGCCCATTATGGCGGGGCAGCACAACGGAAGGGTGGCAGGTGCATATGCTGGATGTCGGACAGGGGCTGGCAGTGGTTATCGAGCGCCAGGGGAAGGCGATTTTATATGACACCGGGCCTGCATGGCCGGGCGGGGACAGCGCGCAGCAGCTGATTATCCCCTGGCTGCGCTGGCACCATTTACGCCCGGAGGGGGTGATTGTCAGCCATGAACACCTGGACCATATCGGTGGGCTGGCGTCGTTACGTCAGGCGTGGCCCGCTATGTGGATACGCAGCCCGCTGCGCCAGGACGGACATAAGCCCTGTTTTCGCGGTGAACGCTGGCAGTGGCAGGGACTCACTTTCAGCGCGCACTGGCCCCTCGCCACCACACCGCAGCGCGGCAATAACGGTTCCTGCGTGGTCAAAATTGAGGACGGTACTCATAGCCTGTTGTTAACCGGGGATATTGAGGCGCAGGGAGAAAAAGCGATGCTCAGCCATCACTGGCAATATCTTGCGTCTACACTTATCCAGGTGCCTCACCATGGCAGTAATACCTCTTCGTCACTCCCTCTGGTGCAGCGCGTGGGTGGGCGTATCGCCCTGGTGTCTGCATCCCGCTATAACGCGTGGCGACTGCCTTCGGGCAAGGTGGCTCGCCGTTACAGAAAGGAGGGGTATCTCTGGTTAACAACGCCCCGATCTGGACAAATCACGGTTTCATTTTCGCAACATGGCTGGCAAATCCAACGCTTACGGGATCAAATTTTACCCCGTTGGTATCATCAGTGGTTTGGCGCGCCCGGAGATAACGGGTAG